One Pagrus major chromosome 11, Pma_NU_1.0 genomic region harbors:
- the opa1 gene encoding dynamin-like GTPase OPA1, mitochondrial isoform X4: protein MLRVGSKAACMACRNLVSTNMGVRFRVPLQKLHPLSRAIHHRYSGNSNPQRAPHRTAARYFTSMSRLPMRPPKPPPGSGGRNYQQQRGFWVARLAARLLKLRYILLGSAVGGGYTAKKTYDEWKDMLPDFSEYNWVIPDFVWELSEQIDLDKLAKALPEMEEIAKLLPDLDKIGENFTFLKSLLSSETSGDPPLKATDSSAAATQDASDKQYKKSSDKEKIDQLQEDLLRTQLKYQRMLERLEKENKELRKVVLQKDDKGIHQRKVKKSLIDLYSEVLDILSDYDSNYNTQDHLPRVVVVGDQSAGKTSVLEMIAQARIFPRGSGEMMTRSPVKVTLSEGPHHVAMFKDSGREFDLTKEEDLAALRHEIELRMRKSVKEGQTVSSETISLSVKGPGIQRMVLVDLPGVISTVTAGMASDTKETIFSISKAYMQNPNAIILCIQDGSVDAERSIVTDLVSQMDPQGKRTIFVLTKVDLAEKNLASPSRIQQIVEGRLFPMKALGYFAVVTGKGSSGESIDSIKDYEEDFFQNSRLLRDGMLKAHQVTTKNLSLAVSDCFWKMVRESVEQQADVFKASRFNLETEWKNNYPRLRELDRNELYEKAKNEILDEVISLSQVTPQHWESILQKKLWERVSTHVIENIYLPAAQTMDSGTFNTTVDIKLKQWTDKQLPHKALEVAWETLQEEFARFMAEYKGKDQDDIFDKLKEAVKDESIKRHKWNERAKDSLRVIQHNALEDRSITDKPQWDAAIQFMEETLQSRLKDTESVIRDMVGPDWKQRWLNWKNRTPEQHIRNETKNELERLLKLHDDHTAYLANDEVTTVRKNLEGRGVEVDPVLIKDTWHQLYRRHFLQNALSHCNLCKRGFYYYQRHFVDSELECNDVVLFWRIQRMLVITANTLRQQLTNTEVRRLEKNVKEVLDDFGEDMERKSQLITGRRVQLAEDLKKVREIQEKLEAFIEALHKEK from the exons ATGTTGCGTGTCGGGAGTAAAGCTGCCTG CATGGCCTGCAGGAACCTGGTCTCCACCAACATGGGGGTGAGATTTCGGGTACCGCTGCAGAAGCTACACCCTCTGTCCCGTGCCATCCATCATCGCTACTCGGGCAACTCCAACCCTCAGCGAGCCCCTCATCGCACGGCAGCCCGATATTTCACCTCCATGTCACGGTTGCCCATGCGGCCTCCAAAGCCTCCCCCAGGGTCAGGGGGGCGTAACTATCAGCAGCAGCGCGGCTTCTGGGTGGCTCGCCTCGCTGCTCGGCTGCTAAAGCTCCGCTACATTTTGCTGGGTTCAGCAGTAGGAGGAGGGTACACAGCTAAAAAG ACCTATGATGAGTGGAAGGACATGCTGCCTGATTTTAGTGAATACAACTGGGTCATTCCTGATTTTGTCTGGGAACTGAGTGAACAAATTGATCTTG ATAAACTGGCCAAAGCTCTACCAGAGATGGAGGAAATAGCCAAGCTACTACCTGACCTAGACAAGATAGGAGAGAACTTCACTTTCCTTAAAAGCCTCCTGTCCTCTG AAACCTCAGGTGATCCTCCCTTAAAAGCCACAGattcctctgctgcagccacacaAGATGCCAGCGACAAGCAATACAAAAAG TcatcagacaaagaaaagataGACCAGCTTCAAGAAGATCTGCTGCGTACACAG CTAAAATATCAGCGCATGCTTGAGAGACTggagaaggaaaataaagagtTAAGGAAAGTGGTGCTGCAAAAAGATGATAAGGGCATTCACCAAAGAAAAGTGAAG AAATCCCTTATTGACTTGTATTCTGAAGTCCTGGACATCTTGTCTGACTACGATTCAAACTACAACACCCAGGACCACTTACCAAGG gTGGTTGTTGTCGGGGATCAGAGTGCTGGGAAGACCAGTGTGCTGGAGATGATAGCCCAGGCCAGGATCTTCCCCAGAGGCTCAGGAGAGATGATGACCCGCTCTCCTGTCAAA GTAACACTAAGCGAAGGCCCCCACCACGTAGCCATGTTTAAAGACAGCGGTCGAGAGTTTGACCTCACTAAGGAGGAGGAT CTGGCTGCTCTGAGGCACGAGATTGAgctgaggatgaggaagagtgTGAAGGAGGGACAGACAGTCAGCTCTGAG aCAATATCCTTGAGTGTCAAAGGCCCTGGCATCCAGAGGATGGTGCTTGTTGACTTACCAGGTGTCATCAGT ACGGTGACTGCAGGAATGGCATCAGATACTAAAGAAACCATCTTCAGCATCAGTAAGGCCTACATGCAGAACCCCAACGCAATCATCCTCTGCATTCAGG ATGGCAGTGTGGATGCAGAGCGGAGCATTGTAACAGACTTGGTTAGTCAGATGGACCCCCAGGGGAAGAGGACCATCTTTGTCCTGACTAAGGTGGACTTGGCTGAGAAGAACCTGGCCAGCCCGAGCAGA atCCAACAAATAGTGGAAGGCAGGCTGTTTCCCATGAAGGCCCTGGGTTACTTTGCTGTAGTCACAGGAAAAG GGAGCAGCGGTGAAAGCATTGACTCCATCAAAGACTATGAGGAAGACTTCTTCCAGAACTCCAGATTACTGAG GGACGGCATGCTGAAGGCCCACCAGGTGACCACAAAGAACTTGAGTCTGGCCGTCTCCGACTGCTTCTGGAAGATGGTTAGGGAGTCTGTCGAGCAGCAGGCGGATGTCTTCAAAG CATCACGTTTCAACCTGGAGACGGAATGGAAGAACAACTACCCTcgtctgagagagctggacagg aatGAACTctatgaaaaggccaaaaatgaAATCTTGGATGAAGTCATTAGTTTGAGCCAAGTGACCCCACAACACTG GGAGTCCATCTTGCAGAAAAAGCTGTGGGAACGTGTTTCCACCCATGTGATTGAGAACATCTATTTGCCTGCTGCCCAAACAATGGACTCTGGTACCTTTAACACCACTGTAGACATCAAGCTCAAGCAGTGGACCGACAAGCAGCTTCCACACAAAGCACTAGAG GTTGCCTGGGAGACACTGCAGGAAGAGTTTGCCCGCTTCATGGCTGAATACAAAGGCAAAGACCAGGACGACATTTTTGACAAGTTGAAGGAGGCCGTAAAGGACGAGAGCATCAAGAGGCACAAGTGGAATGAGAGGGCCAAGGACAGCCTG agggTGATCCAACACAATGCCCTAGAGGACCGTTCCATCACAGACAAGCCCCAGTGGGACGCAGCCATCCAGTTCATGGAAGAAACCCTGCAGTCACGTCTCAAAGACA CGGAGTCAGTAATCAGAGATATGGTGGGTccagactggaagcagaggtgGCTGAACTGGAAGAATCGCACACCAGAACAG CACATTcgtaatgaaacaaaaaatgagcTGGAGCGCTTGCTGAAGCTACACGATGACCACACAGCCTACTTGGCCAATGACGAGGTCACCACAGTCAGGAAGAATCTGGAGGGACGAGGGGTTGAAGTTGACCCTGTGCTG ATCAAGGACACATGGCACCAGCTCTATCGCCGACACTTCTTGCAGAACGCGCTGTCCCACTGTAACCTCTGCAAGAGAGGTTTCTACTACTACCAGAGACACTTTGTTGACTCTGAA ttggaGTGCAATGATGTGGTACTATTCTGGAGGATCCAGAGGATGCTGGTCATCACAGCCAACACTCTCCGACAGCAGCTCACCAACACTGAGG TGCGCCGGTTGGAGAAAAATGTGAAGGAGGTGCTGGATGACTTCGGGGAGGACATGGAGAGGAAGAGCCAGCTCATCACAGGGCGCCGGGTCCAGCTGGCTGAGGATCTCA